AGGCCACCCGGCATTCGCCCGACGAGCGTATAGGCGAAGCGGAAGATGCGATCGGTAATGCCGGAAAGGTTCATGAGGTTGCCGACGAAGATGAAGAGAGGCACGGCCACCAGCGGAAACGAATCCAGCGCATAGGTGATCCGCTGGGCAAGCAGCCCGAACGGCAAGCCTTCGACAAGTACGTAGAGAATTGACGGCAGCAGGATGGCGTAAACCACCGGGAAGCCAAGCATGAACAGACCGAGGAAGGCCGCAACGACCAGAAAACCCATGAAACGACCTCTCAGACTGCGACGTTCTTGTCCGCCTGCGGCGGCTTGCGCAGATGCAGAAGATGAACGAGCGCCGCACCCGCGAAACCGAAAAGCGTAGCGCCCAGAAATATCCAGAATGGGATGCCGAGGGTCGGCGTGGCGTTGGTCAGGTTCCGGGTGATATTCATGGCAGTGACCCAGCCGATGAACCCCGTGACGCCGATCGCGCAGATCGAAATCGCGACATTCACGATTGCGCGCGCCTTCCTCGACATTGCAGCCTTGAACTCGCCCATGACGATATTCTCGCCATGCCCGACCACGAGGGGATAGGCGAGGAACACCAGGCAGATGAGCAGGAAGCGCGTCAGTTCCTCCGCGCCGATGAAGGGCAGCCCGAAGACGCTGCGCATGATGACCTGAGCCGTCGGAACGATGACCAGACCCGCCATCACGGCAACCACGACAATCGTCAGGACACGTTCGGGCAGACGCATCTTCTCCCCTCCCATTCTTACTGAAAAATGCAGGCGTTGCAGGGACAAGGGACAGTGGCTTGCCCCTGCAGCTCGTCGGTTACTTCACCGCTTCGATCTGCTCGATGAGCGGTGCGAAATTCGGGAAGTCCTGCCCGATCTGGGCGCCGACCTTTTCCCTGAAGGCCGCCACGTCGAGTCCTTCGGCCTCCGTGATGACGGTCATGCCGCGGCCCTTGAGTTCCTTGACCAGATCAGCCTCGGATTCCGTCGCCATCTTCAGCGATTTCTGGGCCTCCTCGTCGAGGACTTTCGTCAAAGCCGTGCGCTGCTCTTCGCTCAATCCCTGCCAGACTTCCTCATTGATGAAGACGGCGAGCACGGCGCGCATGTGACCCGTCATCGACAGATGCGATTGCACCTCGTTGAGATTGTTGGAGGCGATCATGGTCAGTGGATTTTCCTGGCCGACCACCACGCCCGTCATCAGCGCGGTCGGGAGTTCGGCAACTTCGACCGGGGTGGGGATCGCGCCGAAGCCCTTGACCATGGAAACCCACAGTTCGAGCGGGACCGCTCGGAAAGGCTTGCCGGCAAGGTCCGCCGGTGTCTTTACCGGGAAGTTGGAGGAGATGTGGCGGTCACCCCGATAGATGCGCCCGACGATCCGCACGCCCTGTGCGATGAGCTTCTCGTTGATCGCCTGAAGGGCCGGCGACGACTGCGGGTCCGTCGCAGCGAGCGCATGGGCGCCGTCGCGATAGATGAAAGGCGCGTTGAAAACCGCGACCTCAGGCACCAATCGTGCGAGGGAAGCGAAATCATGATGGCCCATGGAGATCGAGCCCATGCGCACGCCATCCACCATTTCCGCGACCCCGCCGAGCTGGCTGGCGGGATAAACGGTGACGGTGACTTCGCCGCCGGTCGCGGCCGCAATGCCCTCCGCCGCCTGTGCCGCATAGACCGTCTGGATGTCTCCCTCTGCGCCCACATGCGCATAGCGCAGTTCGGTCGCGGAAGCGGCTCCGGCCAACAATGCGGCTCCCAGCATGGCGCCGGCCACCCGGCCATGTTTCAGAAAGTTCAGCATGCTCTCCTCCCTGGATAAAACTAGCTGTCTGCTTCTTTTTCCTCTTCCTGCGGCGCGCCCTTCCTGGTGAAGGCAGCTATGTAGCTTTTGCGCCGAAGCTCGTCGCCGATGGCGAAATGCTCGCGCAGCATCCTGTCGGCCTTGTCCGGGTCGCGCGCGAGAATGGACAGGAAGACCTCCCGATGGGCTTCCACGAGATAGTCGGTGATGCCCGGCGCGTCGCTCGTTTCGGCGCGCCTCTGGACATGGCTGCGCTTCAGAAGGTCGGATATTGAGCGGTAGACCGTGACGAGCGCGGGACTGCGGCTGGCCTCGACGATCGCCATGTGAAAGGCGAAGTCCGCAGCACCCCCGTCTTCGGCGTTGTGGAGCGTGTCCATCAGCCGGGTCAGCAGGCCGCCAATGCGTGAGAGGTCGCTATCCGTCGCGCGGATGCAGGCAAGACGGATGGCCTGGCACTCGATCGCGACACGGGCCTGCATGATGTCGTCGAGCATGTCGGGCTGCTGGGCGAGGCAGAACGTCAGGAAATCACCGAAGACGCCCACGTCGGCCTTGCGCACGAAGGCGCCCTTGCCATGGCGGATGTCGAGAAAGCCGAGATTGGCGAGCGACCGCAAAGCCTCCCTCAGCACCGGTCGCGATACGCCGAGGGCCAGGCAAAGCTCCCTCTCGCCCAACAGCCTGTCTCCCACCTTGAGCGCACCGGACAACAGCTGCTCCCGGAAGAAGGAGAGAACCTTTTCCGTTCCCGCAAGTTCGTCGGCACTGTCGGATAGCACAGGGTTCATGCAAATGGTCCCAACTGGTATTACCAGTAAGCACCACATGCGTTTGCCCGTCAAGACGCGCTGCTTGAATTATTGGAAACTTGTTGAGAATGGTCGCGCACCGAACCGGGCAGGGGCGCGGGTCACAAGAATTTCAGGTGCGGCGAGGGACCGCGCTGCAGCAGCAACGAGTGCTGCCGGCTTGGGCTATCGCTTTGAACTGCTCAATCCAGGGAGCAAACCGCAGTGGCGAGAATTTCCAGGCGGATGCCGGGTGAAAGGAGCTCCGTGACGACTGTCGCCCGCACGGGAAATGGAGGCGCGAAGAATTCGCGGTATATCTTGTTCATGCCCGGGGCATCGGCCCTGTCGATGAGATAGACCTGTATCTGCACGACAGCGGCTAGCGTGCTTCCGGCGGCTTCAAGCGCCTGTCGGAGGTTGGAGAATACCTGTCGCGCCTGGCACTCGATGTCCCCGGTGACGAGTTCGCCGGTCTCCGGGTTCTTTGCTATGTGGGCCGATCTCACGATCCGGCCCACCTTCACGGTACCGCTCAAGGGAGCGCGGGATGCAGCAATTCCGGTTTCGATTTTCTCGAACATTCGTGTTCCTCCCGCCTTGCTGAATTCGGACCGTGCGCTGCGATCAAGCACCCTCGAGCACCGCATGGGCGAGGACCTCGACGCGCAGGCCCGGGGTGATGAGCTCCTTGACGACCACGGTCGCGCGCACCGGATAGGGCTCCCTGAAGAACTCGGTATAGATCCTGTTCATGCCGGGAGCGTCGGCTCTTTCGGTGAGAAACACCTGCATTTGCACGACATTTGCGAGGGACCCGCCGGCGGCCTTGATCGCGATTTCGAGGTTCTGAAGCGTGCGGCGTGCCTGCGTCTCGATGTCGCCAAAGACCGGCTCGCCGGTGACCGGGTCCTCCGAGACGTGAACGGACCAGAAAAGACCGCCGGCGTGAACCGCTTCGCTGACCGGAACATCCGACGGATCGGCGCCGGTATCGATGACTTCAAACATGCTCTTCCTCGCTCGTTTCTGTTGTCGGATAGCTCACTGCGGGATTTGGTCGAAACGCGTGACGAACTTCGTGTTCAGATACCCGTCGAATGTCTCGGAGCCTCCCTCGCTCCCGTAGCCGCTGTCGTTGATTCCGCCGAAGGGAGTCTCCGGCAACGCCAGGCCGAAATGGTTGACGCTCACCATTCCGGCTGCAAGAGCGCGTGCGGCATTCTGTGCACGGCTGCTCGAGCCTGTGAACACATAGGACGCCAGACCGAAGGGCAGACTGTTGGCGCGCCGGATCACCTCGTCGAAATCGCCGAAGGGCGTGACGACGGCGATCGGTCCGAAGGGCTCCTCCTTCATCAGGCGCAGTTCGTCGGTGCCGGCGGCGACCACGGTTGGCGCATAGAAAAAGCCCGCGTTCCCGACGCGTTCGCCGCCGGTGACGATCTCGGCACCCTGCTCGCGCGCGTCCTGGACGAAACCTTCCATGGCAGCGACGCGTCGGCCGTGGCAGAGCGGGCCCATCTGTACGCTCTCCTGGAAACCGTTGCCGACCCTTGTCGATGCGATCTTCTCGGCAAAGCGTGCCAGGAAACGGTCGTGCCCTTTCGCCTGCACGTAAAACCGCGTCGGAGAGATGCAGACCTGGCCGGCATTACGCACCTTCTGGCCGGCAAGCGCATCGGCTGCCGCCTCGATGTCGGCGTCGTCGAAGAGGATCACCGGTGCATGCCCCCCGAGCTCCATCGTGGACCGTTTCATGTGCCTGCCTGCAAGGCTCGCGAGATGCTTCCCGACCTCGACCGAACCGGTGAAGGAGATTTTTCTGACTTCCGGCGCCGCCAGCAGCGTCTCCGACAGGTGGGCCGGGTCGCCCCAGAGGATGTTGAGACAGCCGTCCGGCAGCCCGGCCTCTTGCATCAGCCGGCCGATCGCGACCGTGGAGGAGGGGGATTCCCCCGGTCCCTTGAGGATGATGGTGCAGCCGCTCGCAAGCGCCGCCACGACCTTGCGCAGCGCCTGGCTGAAGGGGAAATTCCAAGGCGTGAAGGCGATGCAGACCCCGACCGGCTCGCGAAGGACCATCTGCTGCACGCGCGGATCGCGGGCGGGAATGACCCGCCCGTAGATGCGGCGCGCTTCCTCCGCATGCCAATCGGCATGGTCGGCGGCGAAACGGATCTCGCCGATCGCCTCGCTGAGCGGCTTGCCCTGGTCGCGCGTCATGTTACGGGCGATCTCGTCGGCATGCTTGCGCGCGAGGTCTGCGAAGCGGCGCAGGATCCGGCCCCGCTCGAGCGGCGAGCGATCCTTCCAGCTCTCGAAAGCGCGCTGCGACGAGGCCACGGCTTCGGCAATCTCGCCATCGGCCGCAAAAGGCAGCCGGGCAATCGTCTGGCCCGTCGCGGGATCCACCACCTCGGTGCTCCGCTCTGCCTCGTATATCCAGCGGCCATCGATCAGTATGCCGAGGCGCTCATAGGGGACTGCAGTGGTTTCCGGATTCATGCTCTTTCCTCAGCCGACATGTCCCTGCGCGCGTGCCCAGGCCAGCGTATCGTCAAGCGCCAGCCCCATGCGCGTCATCAGGTCGTCGACCTGCTCGTCATCGATGATCATCGCGGGGCAGAGGCTCACCATGTCGCCGAGGCCGCGTGTCAGGACGCCGCGGGCGGTCGCGAACTTGCCGGCCTGGTTTGCCACCTGCCAAGCCGGCGGGAAATTCTCCCTGGTCGCTTTATCCTTGACGAATTCGAGGCCGGCGACGAGGCCGACGCCGCGCGCTTCCCCGATCAGCGGATGCTCGCCGAGCTTACGCACGCGATCCTGGAAAGCGGGGGCGACGGAGCGTACATGGCCGACGATGTCGATCTCCTCGTAGATCGTCAGCGCTTCGAGCGCCACGGCGGCTGCAACCGGATGGCCGCCATAGGTGAAACCGTGCGAGAAAGTGCCGATCTTCCGGCTCTGGTCGACAAGTGCGTCAGCGATCTTCTCGTTG
The sequence above is drawn from the Sinorhizobium meliloti genome and encodes:
- a CDS encoding NAD-dependent succinate-semialdehyde dehydrogenase, translated to MNPETTAVPYERLGILIDGRWIYEAERSTEVVDPATGQTIARLPFAADGEIAEAVASSQRAFESWKDRSPLERGRILRRFADLARKHADEIARNMTRDQGKPLSEAIGEIRFAADHADWHAEEARRIYGRVIPARDPRVQQMVLREPVGVCIAFTPWNFPFSQALRKVVAALASGCTIILKGPGESPSSTVAIGRLMQEAGLPDGCLNILWGDPAHLSETLLAAPEVRKISFTGSVEVGKHLASLAGRHMKRSTMELGGHAPVILFDDADIEAAADALAGQKVRNAGQVCISPTRFYVQAKGHDRFLARFAEKIASTRVGNGFQESVQMGPLCHGRRVAAMEGFVQDAREQGAEIVTGGERVGNAGFFYAPTVVAAGTDELRLMKEEPFGPIAVVTPFGDFDEVIRRANSLPFGLASYVFTGSSSRAQNAARALAAGMVSVNHFGLALPETPFGGINDSGYGSEGGSETFDGYLNTKFVTRFDQIPQ
- a CDS encoding RidA family protein — protein: MFEVIDTGADPSDVPVSEAVHAGGLFWSVHVSEDPVTGEPVFGDIETQARRTLQNLEIAIKAAGGSLANVVQMQVFLTERADAPGMNRIYTEFFREPYPVRATVVVKELITPGLRVEVLAHAVLEGA
- a CDS encoding TRAP transporter small permease — encoded protein: MRLPERVLTIVVVAVMAGLVIVPTAQVIMRSVFGLPFIGAEELTRFLLICLVFLAYPLVVGHGENIVMGEFKAAMSRKARAIVNVAISICAIGVTGFIGWVTAMNITRNLTNATPTLGIPFWIFLGATLFGFAGAALVHLLHLRKPPQADKNVAV
- a CDS encoding FadR/GntR family transcriptional regulator, with protein sequence MNPVLSDSADELAGTEKVLSFFREQLLSGALKVGDRLLGERELCLALGVSRPVLREALRSLANLGFLDIRHGKGAFVRKADVGVFGDFLTFCLAQQPDMLDDIMQARVAIECQAIRLACIRATDSDLSRIGGLLTRLMDTLHNAEDGGAADFAFHMAIVEASRSPALVTVYRSISDLLKRSHVQRRAETSDAPGITDYLVEAHREVFLSILARDPDKADRMLREHFAIGDELRRKSYIAAFTRKGAPQEEEKEADS
- a CDS encoding RidA family protein, with product MFEKIETGIAASRAPLSGTVKVGRIVRSAHIAKNPETGELVTGDIECQARQVFSNLRQALEAAGSTLAAVVQIQVYLIDRADAPGMNKIYREFFAPPFPVRATVVTELLSPGIRLEILATAVCSLD
- a CDS encoding TRAP transporter substrate-binding protein, whose amino-acid sequence is MLNFLKHGRVAGAMLGAALLAGAASATELRYAHVGAEGDIQTVYAAQAAEGIAAATGGEVTVTVYPASQLGGVAEMVDGVRMGSISMGHHDFASLARLVPEVAVFNAPFIYRDGAHALAATDPQSSPALQAINEKLIAQGVRIVGRIYRGDRHISSNFPVKTPADLAGKPFRAVPLELWVSMVKGFGAIPTPVEVAELPTALMTGVVVGQENPLTMIASNNLNEVQSHLSMTGHMRAVLAVFINEEVWQGLSEEQRTALTKVLDEEAQKSLKMATESEADLVKELKGRGMTVITEAEGLDVAAFREKVGAQIGQDFPNFAPLIEQIEAVK